A portion of the Doryrhamphus excisus isolate RoL2022-K1 chromosome 20, RoL_Dexc_1.0, whole genome shotgun sequence genome contains these proteins:
- the ugp2b gene encoding UDP-glucose pyrophosphorylase 2b isoform X1 codes for MALYVEGLRKGALNGGMSQFQEMMRQQLESSMHAEMQKLLDTAPGADREACKKDFEGFKSLFHRFLQVKGPSVEWIKIQRPPEDSIQPYDKIAARGLPDGVADSLNKLVVVKLNGGLGTSMGCKGPKSLISVRNENTFLDLTVQQIEHLNKMYNTDVPLVLMNSFNTDEDTKKILQKYTHHRVKIHTFNQSRYPRINKESLLPVSTSLSMTGQNAEGWYPPGHGDIYASFYNSGLLDQLISQGKEYIFVSNIDNLGATVDLHILNHLVGQPNGKRCEFVMEVTDKTRADVKGGTLIQYEGKLRLLEIAQVPKAHVDEFKSVSKFKIFNTNNLWISLPAIKRLQEQKAMDMEIIVNPKTLDGGQNVIQLETAVGAAIKCFDNAMGINVPRSRFLPVKTTSDLLLVMSNLYSLDAGSLTMSPKREFPTTPHVKLGSSFTKVQEYLTRFESIPDMLELDHLTVSGDVTFGKNVSLKGTVIIIANHGDRIDIPAGSMLENKIVSGNLRILDH; via the exons ATGGCACTTTATGTGGAAG GTCTGAGGAAAGGAGCGCTCAACGGAGGGATGTCTCAGTTCCAAGAAATGATGCGGCAACAGCTGGAGAGTTCCATGCACGCTGAGATGCAGAAACTGTTGGACACGGCCCCAGGCGCTGACAGAGAG GCATGCAAGAAGGACTTTGAGGGCTTCAAGAGTCTTTTTCACAGATTTCTGCAGGTGAAGGGGCCTTCAGTGGAGTGGATCAAAATACAACGACCGCCCGAGGACTCG ATCCAACCCTATGACAAGATCGCGGCACGGGGCCTTCCAGATGGCGTTGCTGACAGCCTGAACAAACTTGTGGTGGTGAAACTGAACGGAGGTCTCGGTACCAGCATGGGCTGTAAAGGCCCCAAGAGCCTGATCAGCGTCCGCAATGAGAACACCTTCCTGGACCTGACGGTGCAGCAGATTGAG cacCTGAACAAGATGTACAACACGGACGTCCCTCTGGTCCTCATGAACTCCTTCAACACGGACGAGGACACCAAGAAGATCCTGCAGAAGTACACACACCACCGTGTAAAAATACACACCTTCAACCAGAGCAG GTATCCTCGCATCAACAAAGAGTCCCTCCTGCCCGTGTCCACTAGCCTGAGCATGACGGGCCAGAACGCCGAGGGCTGGTACCCACCGGGTCACGGCGACATCTATGCCAGCTTTTACAACTCGGGCCTACTGGACCAGCTGATCTCTCAGGGCAAGGAGTACATCTTTGTGTCCAACATCGACAACCTGGGCGCCACCGTCGACCTGCACATCCTCAACCATCTGGTCGGACAGCCCAACGGGAAGCGCTGCGAATTTGTCATGGAGGTCACGGACAAGACACGAGCAGATGTCAAG GGAGGCACCCTGATCCAGTATGAGGGCAAACTGCGCCTCCTGGAGATTGCCCAGGTCCCCAAAGCGCACGTGGACGAGTTCAAGTCTGTGTCCAAGTTCAAGATCTTCAACACCAACAACCTGTGGATCTCGCTGCCCGCCATCAAGAGGCTGCAGGAGCAGAAGGCCATGGACATGGAGATCATTGTCAACCCCAAG acactGGATGGCGGGCAAAATGTCATCCAGTTGGAGACGGCGGTAGGCGCCGCCATCAAGTGCTTTGATAACGCCATGGGCATCAACGTGCCGCGGAGCCGCTTCCTCCCCGTCAAGACCACCTCGGACCTGCTGCTGGTCATGTCTAACCTGTACAGCCTGGACGCCGGCTCGCTCACCATGAGCCCCAAGCGGGAGTTCCCTACCACGCCACATGTCAAACTAGGCAGCTCCTTCACCAAG GTCCAGGAGTACCTGACCCGCTTTGAGAGCATCCCAGACATGCTGGAGCTCGACCACCTGACCGTGTCTGGGGATGTCACTTTTGGGAAGAACGTTTCACTCAAG GGTaccgtcatcatcatcgccaACCACGGCGATCGCATTGATATCCCCGCTGGCTCCATGCTGGAGAATAAGATCGTGTCCGGCAACCTGCGCATCCTGGATCACTGA
- the ugp2b gene encoding UDP-glucose pyrophosphorylase 2b isoform X2: protein MSQFQEMMRQQLESSMHAEMQKLLDTAPGADREACKKDFEGFKSLFHRFLQVKGPSVEWIKIQRPPEDSIQPYDKIAARGLPDGVADSLNKLVVVKLNGGLGTSMGCKGPKSLISVRNENTFLDLTVQQIEHLNKMYNTDVPLVLMNSFNTDEDTKKILQKYTHHRVKIHTFNQSRYPRINKESLLPVSTSLSMTGQNAEGWYPPGHGDIYASFYNSGLLDQLISQGKEYIFVSNIDNLGATVDLHILNHLVGQPNGKRCEFVMEVTDKTRADVKGGTLIQYEGKLRLLEIAQVPKAHVDEFKSVSKFKIFNTNNLWISLPAIKRLQEQKAMDMEIIVNPKTLDGGQNVIQLETAVGAAIKCFDNAMGINVPRSRFLPVKTTSDLLLVMSNLYSLDAGSLTMSPKREFPTTPHVKLGSSFTKVQEYLTRFESIPDMLELDHLTVSGDVTFGKNVSLKGTVIIIANHGDRIDIPAGSMLENKIVSGNLRILDH from the exons ATGTCTCAGTTCCAAGAAATGATGCGGCAACAGCTGGAGAGTTCCATGCACGCTGAGATGCAGAAACTGTTGGACACGGCCCCAGGCGCTGACAGAGAG GCATGCAAGAAGGACTTTGAGGGCTTCAAGAGTCTTTTTCACAGATTTCTGCAGGTGAAGGGGCCTTCAGTGGAGTGGATCAAAATACAACGACCGCCCGAGGACTCG ATCCAACCCTATGACAAGATCGCGGCACGGGGCCTTCCAGATGGCGTTGCTGACAGCCTGAACAAACTTGTGGTGGTGAAACTGAACGGAGGTCTCGGTACCAGCATGGGCTGTAAAGGCCCCAAGAGCCTGATCAGCGTCCGCAATGAGAACACCTTCCTGGACCTGACGGTGCAGCAGATTGAG cacCTGAACAAGATGTACAACACGGACGTCCCTCTGGTCCTCATGAACTCCTTCAACACGGACGAGGACACCAAGAAGATCCTGCAGAAGTACACACACCACCGTGTAAAAATACACACCTTCAACCAGAGCAG GTATCCTCGCATCAACAAAGAGTCCCTCCTGCCCGTGTCCACTAGCCTGAGCATGACGGGCCAGAACGCCGAGGGCTGGTACCCACCGGGTCACGGCGACATCTATGCCAGCTTTTACAACTCGGGCCTACTGGACCAGCTGATCTCTCAGGGCAAGGAGTACATCTTTGTGTCCAACATCGACAACCTGGGCGCCACCGTCGACCTGCACATCCTCAACCATCTGGTCGGACAGCCCAACGGGAAGCGCTGCGAATTTGTCATGGAGGTCACGGACAAGACACGAGCAGATGTCAAG GGAGGCACCCTGATCCAGTATGAGGGCAAACTGCGCCTCCTGGAGATTGCCCAGGTCCCCAAAGCGCACGTGGACGAGTTCAAGTCTGTGTCCAAGTTCAAGATCTTCAACACCAACAACCTGTGGATCTCGCTGCCCGCCATCAAGAGGCTGCAGGAGCAGAAGGCCATGGACATGGAGATCATTGTCAACCCCAAG acactGGATGGCGGGCAAAATGTCATCCAGTTGGAGACGGCGGTAGGCGCCGCCATCAAGTGCTTTGATAACGCCATGGGCATCAACGTGCCGCGGAGCCGCTTCCTCCCCGTCAAGACCACCTCGGACCTGCTGCTGGTCATGTCTAACCTGTACAGCCTGGACGCCGGCTCGCTCACCATGAGCCCCAAGCGGGAGTTCCCTACCACGCCACATGTCAAACTAGGCAGCTCCTTCACCAAG GTCCAGGAGTACCTGACCCGCTTTGAGAGCATCCCAGACATGCTGGAGCTCGACCACCTGACCGTGTCTGGGGATGTCACTTTTGGGAAGAACGTTTCACTCAAG GGTaccgtcatcatcatcgccaACCACGGCGATCGCATTGATATCCCCGCTGGCTCCATGCTGGAGAATAAGATCGTGTCCGGCAACCTGCGCATCCTGGATCACTGA
- the mdh1ab gene encoding malate dehydrogenase 1Ab, NAD (soluble): MSEPIRVLVTGAAGQIAYSLLYSIAKGDVFGKDQPITLLLLDIPPMLSILDGVVMELQDCALPLLRAIVATGKEEVAFKDLDVAILVGSMPRKEDMERKDLLKANAAIFESQGKALEKYAKKTVKVLVVGNPANTNCLIAIKSASSIPKENFSCLTRLDHNRARSQVAMRCGVPATYVKNVIIWGNHSATQYPDVHHCLVKMSGNEVACFDAVKDEAWLKGDFITTVQQRGAAVIKSRKLSSAMSAAKAICDHMRDIWFGTPEGEFVSMGVYSTGNPYKVPEDLIYSFPVQIKDKTWKIVEGLAVNDFSRAKMEATATELIEERDTATAFLAK, from the exons ATG TCTGAGCCAATTAGAGTTCTGGTGACGGGGGCTGCAGGGCAGATTGCCTATTCTCTGCTGTACAGCATTGCCAAGGGAGATGTCTTTGGCAAAGATCAG CCAATCACTCTGCTTCTCTTGGACATTCCGCCCATGTTGTCGATCTTGGATGGTGTGGTCATGGAGCTGCAGGACTGCGCCCTCCCTCTCCTGAGAG CCATTGTGGCCACTGGCAAGGAGGAAGTGGCCTTCAAGGACCTGGACGTAGCCATTCTGGTGGGCTCCATGCCCAGGAAGGAGGACATGGAGAGGAAGGACCTGCTCAAAGCCAATGCAGCCATCTTTGAAAGCCAGGGCAAGGCCTTGGAGAAGTATGCCAAGAAGACCGTCAAG GTTCTGGTTGTAGGAAATCCTGCCAACACCAACTGCTTGATTGCCATAAAGTCTGCTTCCTCCATCCCTAAAGAGAACTTCTCATGCCTCACCCGACTGGACCACAACAGGGCTCGCTCTCAG GTCGCCATGCGCTGTGGCGTTCCCGCAACATACGTGAAGAATGTAATAATCTGGGGCAACCACTCGGCCACTCAGTACCCAGATGTTCACCATTGTTTGGTCAAGATGTCTGGCAACGAGGTCGCCTGCTTTGATGCGGTGAAGGATGAGGCGTGGCTCAAAGGAGACTTCATCACC ACGGTGCAGCAGAGAGGTGCTGCTGTCATCAAGTCCAGGAAGCTATCCAGCGCCATGTCTGCAGCTAAGGCCATCTGTGACCACATGAGGGACATCTGGTTCGGTACCCCAGAG GGGGAGTTCGTTTCCATGGGTGTTTACTCTACGGGCAACCCCTACAAAGTCCCAGAAGACCTCATTTACTCCTTCCCTGTCCAGATCAAG GACAAGACCTGGAAAATAGTGGAGGGCCTGGCAGTCAATGACTTTTCCAGGGCCAAGATGGAGGCCACGGCCACGGAGCTGATAGAAGAGAGGGACACAGCCACAGCTTTTCTGGCCAAATGA